DNA from Halorarum salinum:
TCGAAAGTCCTCACGAGTCGGAGTAGCATAGTCGACTGAAACTAAGCATGAGCCAATTACTATTGCGACAATCGCACCGACGACATAACCGGCGAACGCTCCAGCAATGCCGAAACCAGCCAACACTAACGTGACCTGAACGATACTTCGGATTGTCCATTCAACAGGTGAGAGAATACTTGAAACGTGTACGAGGTGTTGTCCTTGGAGAACGGCGCGTACCAGATTAACACCGAGGCTCACACCCAACATTACAATAAGTATTGAGGTCGCTTCAATCTCCATATACGAATTCAGGTATGGACGAGCGAACCAGAGACAGATGGCTACAATGGCATAAAGCGCGATTTGAGCGAGAATCCCCGAGACGACAAAATTTCCCTCAGTGGCCTCACTTACTCGCTTTCTCACCGCCGCAGTGAGTCCTAAGTTTCCTGCAATAGCGGCCCACGCAAGCACAGACAGAACGACAACGTACGCCCCGTACTGCTCCTGCCCGAGGGTTCGCGTAAGAACGATAGTTGCGAGGAACCCCGAGATCGACATTGCAAACTGCGAGAGAAAGCTTACCATCGAAGTTCGTCCGTATCTCATCTGAAAGTCACCAAAGGTCGTGGCTATGATTCGGTTTCCATTCCCACCGTATCAATACGACGCTTCGCCGCGAGATTACTCACTCTCAAAGTATTTACCTCCCCAGTCAAGTCTCACGAACCATGCAAGCTGTTGTCCTCGCCGCGGGGAAGGGCACGCGACTCCGCCCCCTAACAGACGACAAACCGAAGGGGATGGTCGAAGTCGCCGGCCAACCCATCCTCACCCACTGCTTCGACGAACTCGTCGACCTCGGGGCCACCGAACTCATCGTCGTCGTCGGCTACAAGAAGCAGAACATCATCGAACACTACGGCGACGAGTACGAGGGCGTCCCAATCACGTACGCCCACCAGCGCGAGCAGAAGGGCCTCGCCCACGCCCTCCTCACCGTCGAGGAGCACATCGACGACGACTTCATGCTCATCCTCGGCGACAACGTCTTCCAGGCGAACCTCGCCGACGTCGTCCAGCGCCAGCAGGAGGACCGCGCGGACGCGGCGTTCCTCGTCGAGGAGGTCCCGTGGGACGAGGCCTCACGATACGGCGTCTGTGACACCAACAAGTACGGCGAGATCGTCGACGTCGTCGAGAAGCCCGAGGACCCGCCCTCCAACCTCGTCATGACCGGCTTCTACACGTTCACGCCCGCCATCTTCCACGCCTGCCACCTCGTCCAGCCCTCCAACCGGAACGAGTACGAGATCTCGGACGCGGTCGGCCTGCTCATCGAGAGCGGGCGCACCATCGACGCCATCCCACTCGACGGTTGGCGCATGGACATCGGCTACCCCGAGGATAGGGACGAGGCCGAGCGGCGCCTCTCAGGGAAGGTCGAGGATGTTGAAGCGGACGCATAGGTCGAGGACGGTGGACTCTCGACGCTCGATAACAGACCAGACCTACTTTGTCACTGAGAATGAGTCCTCGTAAGCCACGGCTCGACCGACACCCAGCCTCGATCCTTCCAAACACGGTTTGACTCGCTCCGTATACACGAGATTCGCTCTTGGGGTGTGAGAACGCTCGGAGGGTCGTCCAGAGTCGGGCCAACTCCCGCAAGGAACACAGCCTCAACTGTGATGAGTCAGGTAGGAAGATTCAGTCGACGCGCGTGGAGTCACGCTCAACCGGTTCGTCGGCCCTCAGGGGGGACATGCGGGACAGTTATCGTTCTGGTCACTGAACGCGCCCGGAGAAAACGGATATCTTAGTTTCAAAACCACCAGCAAGCGACCGTGTTTGGAAATCCGGCTGTGAGTCGCTTCGAATGGAAACGGGTTCGAGAGAATTGGCGTATCGTCTGAGAGAGCGCCCCCCGACGATTCCGACCAATTCGTCAGCTCGACCTGAACCGTGTACCCCCAACTGCAATTCCTAACTCCCCCACGAACGACGACCCCAAGGTACCTTGCAGACCGAGATGGTCGCCATGGACGATGACCGAGACTCACTAACGACACGAGATAGCGTCTGCCCGACTCTCACACCACCGAACCGACTTTGGAACCAAGAGACCTACCAGAATCCGTGGTGAGAGAGACTTCCAAGTACCGATCACTGCCCGACAGCGTGGAGATGGAGGCCCCTACGAGACGAGCCCGCCCTGAACCCTCACCCCGAATCCAGCAACTTCGCCTCCGCCTTCCGCAAATGCTCCAGCACAGTCGCCTTCGAGACGTCCAGTTCACACGCCAACTCGGCCGCGGAAACCCCGCGCGGCCACCCGTAGTACCCCCGACCCCGAGCTAACTCGAACACTTCCCGCTGGCGGTCCGACAGGGGGTCCTCCGGGAACAGGGGCGTCGGCCCCGCGTCGGGCGCGGTGATCCGCACCACCTCCACCGCAGCATCGGCCTCCTCGCGAACCTCCTCGAGTCGGTTGAAGACGGTCTCGCGCAGCTCGTCGGACAGCACCGCCCACCGCTCCCGGCCGTCGCGAATGCGCACCGGTGCGTCCGGAATCAGCCCCCGCGAGACCAGCGGGGACGCGATGCTCCGCGTCGGTTCGTACGTCACCAGCAGCCCGCAACTGGCGTTGCCCGGCGCGAGGTTACCCTGCTCCCAGACCGGCGAGGGCCGTCGGTCCGGAACCACCCGCACGGACGACGTCAGCGGCGAGGCTTCGATCCCGTCGACCAGTTCGGACACCGCTGCGGTCGTGTCGCCGAACGCCGTAAACCGGCCGATGGCGAGCCTGTCCACATCGTACACGCCGTGGCCGAGCAGGCTCCCCTCGGTCCGCTCGGTGACCTCGAGCGTCCAGCAGTCGGGGTGCCAGATGTCGAGGACGAGGCGGAGACACGTCTCCTCGCCCGCCCGATCCAGCGACGATTCGGCCATGTATGTCAGTTAGTAACACACTGATAAAACGTTTTGCCGATCCTGCCCCGGTCGACATGGGTGTGTAGCGGTGTTGGTCGCATGGGTGCGAAAATCGTGGCGCGCGCCTCGCCTCTCAGTCGCCCCGAATGCCGAAATCCGTGCAGTTGGACGATGTCACTTTGAAGGAGAGAATAGAAACTCGAGTGCATGCGTTGGCTGCGGACGTATCTGTGGCTCCGGAGGTATCTGTCAGCAAATACCACTGGTAGGGTGCTGAGCTATAGAATCGTGCGTGTATCGTGAGCGAGCACAATGAGTGGCCGCTGAGGGTGGACGCCTGTTGGATCTCGTGCCCGGCAAACGGTTCCTGCTGACTGTGTACTCGTTCATCCGCCACAATCGTCTTCCAGTTCTGCGAACTCGCAGATTCGGGGATGGCACCGAGGAAGCACGGATAGTTTTTTCAGGAAATTATTTGTTTCTCGGCGGCGTACTGACGCTGATGACCGACGACACCAACTGGACAGACATCAACGAACGCGTAACCGAGGAGTGGAAGGCCGAGACGACGCCATTCGAGCGCATCTACGAGGTCCTCGAACAGACTCATACCGGACAGTCTGCCGCCGAGATCGCCGAGCGCGCGCTCATGAGCGAACCAACCGCTCGCCGCCATCTGGACGCCCTCGTCTCGACCGGGTTCGCGGCCACCGAACAGGACGGCCGCACTACACTCTACCGGCGTGACGACGATCGCGTGCTGATGACACGAATCCGTGAGCTCCGAAACGAGGCCACCCGAGACGAGATTCTCGACGGCATCAGACGAATGAAAGCAGGGATTCGGGAATACGAAGCAGAGTACGATGCACTCTCGCCCGAAGAGCTGGCACGGCAATTACCTACCGAAGCGACTGAGGAGTGGGAAGACGTCACAGCGTGGAAGACGACACGGCAGAACCTCGCAGTCGCGCAGGCGGCCCTCGCCTACGACGAGGCTAGCGAGCAGCTCACAGCGTGAGCACCGACCGCTCCGGCGAGTTCGGAACAATCTACCTTCCCGCACTTCAACGCGTTCGGACGCTCTGGCTGGATCTCGAACCAGAGGTCGCGGAAACGGGCTACGACGATCCTGTTCACCCCACGGAACTCCGAATCGAACTGACTGACGGACTCGGCGATGCCGACTCGGCGCGGTTCGACATCCAGTGGAGTACACTGGATAACTACTCCTTCCACTACGTCGACAGCACGGACGTCAACTGGCGATTCGATCGACATCCCAACACCCATTCTCCCGACCGGCACTTCCATCCACCACCGGACGCTCGAACTGTCGACGCCGAACCGTCCAGTATCCACGTTCGAGAAGTCTCACTCGTCACGCGTGCAGTTCACAAAATGTGGCGTGTTGCCTACGAGAACGAGGATCGAAATCGACTCAACAGTGCTTCGAATCCTCCCTGAACCGGGGGAGCGTGAAACGACTGAACACGAAAGCGGTGTAACGGAGCCCTTCGACCTACGCTCGACTCCAGAACTCCCGCTTCCACTCGGGGTCGACCAGCCGAATGAGCCCGACGGTCAGGGTGGGGATCGCGAACAGCGCGATGAAGAAGTACGCCATGATGGTGTATCCCTGCGCGACGAGCGCGATGATGCCGAACTGCGAGAGCAGCGTCGCGACGACCAGGATGCCCACGCCGATGGCGCCGCTCTGGAGCGGCGTGAGCCCGTCGACTTTCTCGAAGCGTCCGGCGTCGATCTCCTCCAGGTCGGCGTCGACGCGGTGGATGATGGCGTGGATCGCCCCGACCGCCGTCTCGACGAGCGTCCACCCGATGACGACGCCGTAGAAGCCGATCAGCAGCGGGCCGCCGACCGAACTCAGCATGGGCAGCCACGGCACCTCCGCGCCCATCACCGACTCGTTCGGATAAAAGCCCATCAGACAGAGGTAGGTGAGCAGGAACGGGAGCGTCATCATGAGGCCGGCGAGCACGCCCGAGACGACCGTCTCCTTGCGGGTCTCCTGCCTATGGAGCGCGAAGAACACCGCCGGGAAGATCGCCAGGTTGTAGCCGACGTAGAGGACGCCCGACTCGAGCACCGCGCCCGTGCTCGCGTCGTCGACGTAGGCGGTGTTTCCGTTCGCCATGACGGTCGTCACGTCGCCCCAGACGGCCGAGAGGACGAGAACGCCGAAGACGACGTACGCGAGGTAGAGAAAGCCCGTCCCGGCGGTCTTGAACCGCTCGATGAGGCTCGCCCCGAAGTAGGTGAGCACGCCGACGACGGCGA
Protein-coding regions in this window:
- the aglF gene encoding UTP--glucose-1-phosphate uridylyltransferase AglF yields the protein MQAVVLAAGKGTRLRPLTDDKPKGMVEVAGQPILTHCFDELVDLGATELIVVVGYKKQNIIEHYGDEYEGVPITYAHQREQKGLAHALLTVEEHIDDDFMLILGDNVFQANLADVVQRQQEDRADAAFLVEEVPWDEASRYGVCDTNKYGEIVDVVEKPEDPPSNLVMTGFYTFTPAIFHACHLVQPSNRNEYEISDAVGLLIESGRTIDAIPLDGWRMDIGYPEDRDEAERRLSGKVEDVEADA
- a CDS encoding helix-turn-helix domain-containing protein, which produces MAESSLDRAGEETCLRLVLDIWHPDCWTLEVTERTEGSLLGHGVYDVDRLAIGRFTAFGDTTAAVSELVDGIEASPLTSSVRVVPDRRPSPVWEQGNLAPGNASCGLLVTYEPTRSIASPLVSRGLIPDAPVRIRDGRERWAVLSDELRETVFNRLEEVREEADAAVEVVRITAPDAGPTPLFPEDPLSDRQREVFELARGRGYYGWPRGVSAAELACELDVSKATVLEHLRKAEAKLLDSG
- a CDS encoding winged helix-turn-helix domain-containing protein; this encodes MTDDTNWTDINERVTEEWKAETTPFERIYEVLEQTHTGQSAAEIAERALMSEPTARRHLDALVSTGFAATEQDGRTTLYRRDDDRVLMTRIRELRNEATRDEILDGIRRMKAGIREYEAEYDALSPEELARQLPTEATEEWEDVTAWKTTRQNLAVAQAALAYDEASEQLTA
- a CDS encoding YkvI family membrane protein: MSRNEGGDGVRDQRTISIFARLLQGRFGSIVLPAIILQSLLIGGGYASGREVVTYGAKFGSAGLLAVAAIFLGFTVMSILVFDLSRTFGTYDYKSYMREIIWKGWPLFDLLFVVMATVVIAVMASAAGEIMQQTLGVPYLAGIVAIIAVVGVLTYFGASLIERFKTAGTGFLYLAYVVFGVLVLSAVWGDVTTVMANGNTAYVDDASTGAVLESGVLYVGYNLAIFPAVFFALHRQETRKETVVSGVLAGLMMTLPFLLTYLCLMGFYPNESVMGAEVPWLPMLSSVGGPLLIGFYGVVIGWTLVETAVGAIHAIIHRVDADLEEIDAGRFEKVDGLTPLQSGAIGVGILVVATLLSQFGIIALVAQGYTIMAYFFIALFAIPTLTVGLIRLVDPEWKREFWSRA